In one window of Deltaproteobacteria bacterium DNA:
- a CDS encoding CopG family transcriptional regulator, with product MDQSFQMAIPPRLHQQIRFLVEEGWYRDENELLLEALRRFLDSHRPEIMDKFIRNDVEWGLHGQE from the coding sequence ATGGACCAGTCCTTTCAAATGGCTATTCCACCCCGGCTTCACCAGCAGATTCGATTCCTGGTTGAAGAGGGATGGTATCGGGATGAAAATGAACTTTTACTGGAAGCCCTGCGTCGATTTCTGGATAGCCACCGGCCTGAAATAATGGATAAATTTATCCGGAATGATGTAGAATGGGGCCTTCATGGTCAGGAATGA
- a CDS encoding copper-translocating P-type ATPase, protein MENSDQKDLEKTALSVGGMSCAACVVRVEKALGGIEGVEQAAVNFATEKAQVLYDPKKVNLEILKKAIEEAGYQFRGLARAELRDREREERQKELALIKKKFIFSVISGALIMVLSMPHYIPYLREVPHHILFYILFILTTPVQFWAGKQFFTGAWGAARHGSADMNTLIAVGTLSAYIYSTIATFFPSLFLKSGLTPTVYFDSAAMIIALILLGRLLEARAKGQTSEAIRKLMGLAPKTARVIRDNQEQDIPVEEVRKGDRILVRPGEKIPVDGRIKEGRSAVDESMLTGESLPVDKNPGDEVIGATLNKSGSFVFEATRIGEETALAQIILLVEQAQGSKAPIQRLADQVAGIFVPVVMGIASLTFVIWYFWGPPPTLTFALLNFVAVMIIACPCALGLATPTAIMVGTGKGAENGILIKGGESLESVHQLTTIVFDKTGTLTKGQLAVTDIIPWEGFDTRELLILAASVERNSEHPLGEAIVRKAKEENLPLSAIEHFQALSGQGVMAEEAGQEILIGNKRLMDSRGLDLTGVIEQAQAVADQGKTLMYVARSGKIVGLLALADTLKEHSQEAVAELRRMGLEVVMLTGDNQQTAQAIGRQLHLDRVLAEVLPQDKTEQIKKLQKEGKKVAMVGDGINDAPALAQANVGIAIGTGTDVAMEASDITLIRDDLRVIITAIKLSQKTIRTIRQNLFWAFFYNVLGIPIAAGILYPFWGILLNPILASAAMAFSSVSVVSNSLRLRRFKI, encoded by the coding sequence ATGGAAAATAGCGACCAGAAAGACCTGGAAAAAACCGCCCTGTCCGTAGGGGGGATGAGTTGTGCCGCCTGTGTAGTCCGGGTGGAAAAGGCACTGGGGGGGATCGAAGGGGTGGAACAGGCGGCGGTCAACTTTGCCACGGAAAAGGCCCAGGTTCTTTACGACCCGAAGAAAGTCAATCTGGAAATATTAAAAAAGGCCATCGAAGAGGCCGGATACCAGTTCCGGGGCCTGGCCAGGGCCGAACTCCGGGACCGGGAACGGGAAGAACGCCAAAAAGAACTGGCCCTGATCAAAAAGAAATTCATCTTCAGTGTCATCAGCGGGGCCTTGATCATGGTCCTTTCCATGCCCCACTACATCCCCTACTTGCGGGAAGTGCCGCACCACATCCTTTTTTATATCCTTTTTATCCTGACCACGCCGGTCCAGTTCTGGGCCGGGAAGCAGTTTTTTACCGGGGCCTGGGGTGCGGCCCGCCACGGTAGCGCCGACATGAATACCCTGATCGCCGTGGGGACTTTATCGGCCTATATCTATTCTACCATAGCCACCTTTTTCCCTTCTCTCTTTTTAAAAAGCGGCTTGACCCCGACAGTCTATTTTGACAGTGCGGCCATGATTATTGCCCTCATCCTCTTAGGCCGGTTATTGGAAGCCCGGGCCAAGGGACAGACCTCTGAGGCCATTCGCAAACTGATGGGCCTGGCCCCGAAGACGGCCAGGGTCATTCGGGACAATCAGGAACAGGATATCCCGGTGGAAGAGGTCCGGAAAGGGGATCGTATTCTGGTCCGGCCGGGAGAGAAAATCCCGGTGGATGGTCGCATAAAGGAAGGGCGTTCGGCAGTGGATGAATCCATGCTGACCGGAGAGAGCCTGCCGGTGGACAAGAACCCGGGAGACGAGGTCATCGGAGCCACCCTGAACAAAAGCGGCAGCTTTGTTTTTGAAGCCACCCGGATCGGCGAGGAAACGGCCCTGGCCCAGATCATCCTGCTGGTGGAACAGGCCCAGGGCAGCAAGGCCCCGATCCAGCGCCTGGCCGACCAGGTGGCCGGTATTTTTGTGCCCGTGGTGATGGGGATTGCCTCCCTGACCTTTGTGATCTGGTATTTTTGGGGTCCCCCCCCTACCCTGACCTTCGCCTTACTGAATTTTGTGGCCGTGATGATCATTGCCTGCCCCTGTGCCCTGGGCCTGGCCACCCCGACAGCCATCATGGTCGGAACCGGTAAAGGGGCGGAAAACGGTATCCTGATCAAGGGCGGGGAAAGTCTGGAATCGGTCCATCAACTGACCACCATTGTCTTTGACAAGACCGGCACCCTGACCAAAGGCCAATTAGCCGTGACCGATATTATTCCCTGGGAGGGATTCGATACCAGGGAACTGCTGATTTTAGCCGCCTCGGTGGAACGGAATTCGGAACATCCTTTGGGAGAAGCCATAGTCCGCAAGGCGAAAGAGGAAAACCTTCCACTATCAGCGATAGAGCACTTTCAGGCCTTAAGCGGACAGGGGGTCATGGCCGAGGAAGCAGGCCAGGAAATCCTGATCGGCAATAAACGCTTGATGGACTCCAGGGGACTGGATTTGACAGGCGTCATCGAGCAGGCCCAGGCCGTAGCCGATCAGGGGAAAACCCTGATGTACGTTGCCCGCAGCGGAAAGATCGTCGGTTTGCTGGCCCTGGCCGATACCCTGAAAGAACACTCCCAGGAGGCGGTGGCCGAACTCAGACGAATGGGTTTGGAAGTGGTTATGCTGACCGGAGACAATCAACAGACCGCCCAGGCCATCGGCCGGCAACTCCATCTTGACCGCGTCCTGGCCGAAGTCCTGCCACAGGACAAGACCGAACAGATCAAGAAACTGCAAAAAGAAGGCAAAAAGGTGGCCATGGTCGGCGACGGCATCAACGATGCCCCGGCCCTGGCCCAGGCCAACGTCGGGATCGCCATCGGCACCGGTACGGATGTGGCCATGGAGGCCTCGGATATTACCCTGATCCGCGATGACCTCCGGGTCATCATCACGGCCATAAAGCTTTCCCAAAAAACCATCCGGACCATCCGGCAAAATCTCTTCTGGGCTTTTTTTTACAATGTCCTGGGCATCCCCATCGCCGCCGGTATCCTCTATCCCTTCTGGGGAATCTTACTGAACCCCATCCTGGCCTCGGCCGCCATGGCCTTCAGCTCGGTCTCGGTGGTCAGCAATTCATTGAGACTAAGACGGTTTAAAATTTAA